The genomic region GAGAAATTTTCATGAAAAGTGTTGTGGCCATAATAAGAGAAGAAAAGTTTCAGGACGTAAAAGATGCACTTCTTGAGGTAGGATGTGAAGGGATGAACGTTTCTGAAGTAAAAGGAAGAGGAAGCCAAAGAGGAATCAGGGAATCCTATAGGGGATCCAGCTACTGTATAGATTTGATTCCTAAAACCCGTATTGAGATAGTCGTAAAAGAAGAAGGTGTTGACTTGATTGTTGATGCAATTAAAAAAGGAGCCTTTACAGGAAATATCGGAGATGGCAAAATATTTATTTATCCAATGGATAATGTAATCAGAATAAGGACTGGCGAAGAAGGTGATAGTGCAATCTGATATGCATTAATTATCCCTTTTAAAATGTTATTTAAAATAGCGGTCTAAAAAAACATTATATAAAACCATATGGGATTAATATTCCCTTTTTCTCTTAAAATATCTGACTGCTATTTTTATTAACATTTATTTATGTTTATCTGTTTTTACAGATTAAACCAAAATTCATTAACTAAAAATAAGGATGAAATTAATTTTTCATCCTTTAAATTAAGATTAAAATATTAATGTTATTTTTTCTGCATGCGAACTTTACATTAACATTAACGATTTCAATTTTTCAATGTAAATTTCTATGGGGATATATATCCTCATCTAATTTTGCCCAAAAAATCATTTTTCAGGTGTTTAACTCAGTAATCGATTACAACGCCGCCTATGTCTGACAAATCAACCCATGTGGTGATGCCTTTGATTTCATAGAGGTTTCCATTGATGTATTCATAAGAAACGTCTTTGTTGTCGCTTGTAAGATATATTGAATCTCCGCTGATATCGCTTACTCTTTTGATGATGCCGCCGTATTCATCTGATTCGGCTACAACGATATCTCCAACATGAACATTGTGGGTTTTGTTTACAAGAACGCTCTGACCATTCTGGAGAGTCGGAAGCATTGATGTACCGTCAACATGAACCAAAACCGGAATCTGGTCTTTACCGATACTTGAATCAAGGTTAATTTCCACATCATCAAGCCCATAACTGCCGCAGACTTTTTTAATCTGATTTTTTAATGTGGTAGCATTGGATGAAGTGTCATTCATTGCTTTTAAGGTTAAATTGCAGATATCATGATTCAGTGCATCGATATCAATTCTTGAAAGCGTTGTGGTGCTTACACTGACATTTTCACCGTCAATATAAACATTAACAGTATCATTTCCAATAAATGTCAATGCTAAAAAAGCAAGTAAAATAAGTATGATTAAAGCTAAAATGATTTTTTTAGCCATTTTAAATCACTCGTCCATGATATTTAAATCCATATTTAAAAGAGCCTTCATTGTTTCTATGTCAATCTGGCCAGGGGCGGTTACATCAGTTCCGGCCGCAAAAGTAATCGGTGAGTCGAATTTTGATGCCATAACTCTTGTATAACTTCCTATATCTCCCATTGAAATGGCGATTGTATCTTTGCAGTGTGAAAGAACAGCAAGTATTGTCAGTGTATCCTCCAAATCCTGCGGCATAAAAGCAACTTTTGCAATATCTCCAAGTTCATGCTCTTTATCAACAATATACATTATTTCATCCAAATCAGGTGTCTTTTCAAAATCATGGTATGAAACAATGGTTTTAACACCGGTATTGTGGATTTTGTCAATGTATTCATCATCGCACTGAAGTTCAATATCCACATAGTCAACCAGATCACAGCAGGAATATAATATATCAAGTCTTTCCTCTTCACTTCCTTTAAATGATCCTCCTTCAGAGCTGATTCTGTTGGTGGCTATCATAGGAAAATTAATTTCTTCGATTGTATCTTTAATTTCTGAAATATCCGGATTTTTAAGCGCGTCAATTCTAAATTCCAGCACGTCAGCGCCCTTATCGATACAGTCTTTTGCAACTTCAATTACGTCTTTGCAATTGTCCTGAAAAATAGGAATTGCAATTTTTGTTTGTGAATACATTATATAATATATTATATTATAGTCATTAATTAAATTTTCTTAAAATACTCTTAATATTTATATAAATTAAAAAACAAAATATATACCAATAAAATATTTTTATTTTATTTTATTATTAATTAATTATCAAAGGTGTTAATTTGAAAATTACCGCTATAGGTGCGGATATATCAAAAAATGATGTGTCCTGCAGTGCTGAGCTAGTAGCCACTATTGAAAGCAACCTTTATAAAGTAAAAGAATTAGGTGCAAGAGATGTAGCACTAACCAATGTCACAGGAGATGACGTTGTTGTAAGTGCATTTGTCGAAGATGACTTGCTTGAACCTATTAATGAAGGTATTGTTAATATTTTAAAAGAAAGTGCAGAAAACTTCGGGGATTTATCTGGAATTTCACAAAATCCTGAAGATGCAGGAGAAGGAATTTCTTATGCTGAAGCCAGTATAAGACCTGACAGATATCCTGATGCAATTGTTTTAGGTTTCGATACATATGGGGGAGAACCATTTGTCAGCGATGTTGCAAACTCTGCAATTGAAGCCGCAAAAGGAATGAAAAATATGACAGATGTATCAGATTTGATAGAACCTAAAATAAGACATATTCCTGGTGTAGGATATGTTTCTCCTGAAACTGATGATCCTGTTGTTGTGGCAACTGTTGAAAACATCGAATCTGTCGGTGTAATTGCAGGTGCAATGATTGGAGCTGCACTTGGAAATAAGAATACTTATTTGGTTAAAAGAGGAACAACCTGCAAT from uncultured Methanobrevibacter sp. harbors:
- the aroD gene encoding type I 3-dehydroquinate dehydratase — translated: MYSQTKIAIPIFQDNCKDVIEVAKDCIDKGADVLEFRIDALKNPDISEIKDTIEEINFPMIATNRISSEGGSFKGSEEERLDILYSCCDLVDYVDIELQCDDEYIDKIHNTGVKTIVSYHDFEKTPDLDEIMYIVDKEHELGDIAKVAFMPQDLEDTLTILAVLSHCKDTIAISMGDIGSYTRVMASKFDSPITFAAGTDVTAPGQIDIETMKALLNMDLNIMDE
- a CDS encoding P-II family nitrogen regulator; this encodes MKSVVAIIREEKFQDVKDALLEVGCEGMNVSEVKGRGSQRGIRESYRGSSYCIDLIPKTRIEIVVKEEGVDLIVDAIKKGAFTGNIGDGKIFIYPMDNVIRIRTGEEGDSAI
- a CDS encoding S24 family peptidase; this translates as MAKKIILALIILILLAFLALTFIGNDTVNVYIDGENVSVSTTTLSRIDIDALNHDICNLTLKAMNDTSSNATTLKNQIKKVCGSYGLDDVEINLDSSIGKDQIPVLVHVDGTSMLPTLQNGQSVLVNKTHNVHVGDIVVAESDEYGGIIKRVSDISGDSIYLTSDNKDVSYEYINGNLYEIKGITTWVDLSDIGGVVIDY